The Silene latifolia isolate original U9 population chromosome X, ASM4854445v1, whole genome shotgun sequence genome contains the following window.
CAGCAAAATAGATGATGGCTTATATAGCTAAGCTAAGCTTACTTAAGCTCCATGTTGAATTTGCTCAGCATTTCTATCGGAAGTCCAAATGAACCAGCCACGATTGCTGCATCATCCATTTTGACTTGATATTTTTTCGGCTCTACTTTCCTGTTATGATCAAACACCGTCCCAGTAGTTAACTATGTTGTGACCATTTAGTGAACGGTGTCTGTTTTTTTAATAAATCTAGTCCCTTTCTAGTTGAATGAACAAAAACTGCAAAGAATTCGAACTGCTAGAAACTTCAAAAAACGATTTAGGACATACTGATAAGTGCCGCTCATAGAGAACCTTAAGCCAAGCACAATGTCAACCAAAAACCTCAACTGTCCATCTCTTTTGACGATCTGAAATAAAGATACTGTCAGAAAACCCGAATACAAAGACATCTATTGTACGAGAAGACAATCAAAAGCACACCTGTGAACCCATGAGACCGTTGGCTGCATTCTCCAGCCAGCTGTCGGTCTCCATCTGCAATATAGATATAAGAAAAAAAGAACCTTGAGAAAAACCAGGCTGTTATCAATGCCCGCTGTCAGTTTCCCCTTATATGACTTTTCAGACCTGAGAGCTCCAGATCATCTTCCATTCTCCCTCCAGAAGCTGAGGTTCTTCATCCTCATTTCGTGTTGCAGAAATGAGCTTATCGATTGCCTGAAAAGGTATCATATCAATGCGAGCTACAAATACCAAAGTAATTACGCATTTTTTTGAAACTCGATTTCCTTTCCATACTAACCTGTGTTACTCCGTACCCAGTAGAAATAGCAGAAAGCAGCTCTTGCCTAGGTTCAATTTCCTTCTGGAGCACAAACGTAGTGCCCTGTACTATAACACAGTAACGGAAACCCTTACCGTCAGTTAAACATAGCAAAACCTTGGCAATAATGTGTAGGATGGACCTGTATTACCTTATTTCCCCTCGAAATGCGTATGTTTCCGGAATCAGACAAATATGTAGTGTCCAACCAGCCTTTTGCTTCGTCTCCAAGAAGTTTAAACGGCACTGGATACGGAACCTTAAAGGGCAGGAATTTGAATGCAAATGCAGCCCTGTCAAAGCGGAAAAGGATTCGTTTCCCATCCTTGATAGATGCCACCGCCTGTAAATGAGAGGCGTATAATAGTCAACCGTTGAGAACTTGAATTCACTACATTCTGAAATAGAAGTAAATTTACAGAACAAAGTGTACCTCGACTTTTAGCTCACCAACAGCATCGGAAAACTTGACAATGTTGGAAACCCGTGGATCATCTGTTTGCAGGAATATCTCTTGGAACACACTAAAGTTGTCAACTCCTACAAATGTTCTCTAAGGAGATATACCCGTCTAAAATGAGAATTTGCTTAAAATGTAACGTGGGTCCGAATAAAATCAGGAGACAGTCATGAAAAGGGAACCTGGATCGGCGAAGCAGTGCCTGGCCTTGTCGTAAACATTAACCTCCAACGGCCTTGGATCAAATCGGAATATGTCTGAATGATATTAATAAACATTTTATTAGTGCTTCCATATCATTCAAAAAGAATTTAGTACTGAGTATATGTGTTACCGGGTCAGAAACGCCTTTAAGCTCTTCGAGAACTTGCACTGCACGCTCCACTTCCTGATAACTAAGAATACTAGTAAGTGATTATTAAACAGATTAagctaaaaaaaaataaaaaaataatgatTGATACTTGGAGTTGTTGAGGAGGAGCAGAGCGGCCGCGGCCTTGGACGCCTATAAGAGCATCAATGAGACGATTTTCGTGTTCATTAAATTTGATTATCCCTTGTTCTGTTGTTTTATTTGTGATTGAAGATGAATAAGTCCGAAAGCGAATGTGTTTACTGTAAGTGGGAGGTGGAGTTGGGAAGAAGCCTAGTTTTGCGACTGCAATCATGGCCATTCCGATTTTCGGTCGAATATCCAAGAAACTAAGCTTAGGAGGAGTAAGTATAGACTAAGTACAGCATGTCATTTGTGGATGGAATGAAATCAATATCAAACTATGTCCATTGTTTTCAACCTCCCATCTCAACTCCTCCTTATCCTTGATATTCTCCTCCTTATTTTCCTACTTTACTTCTCTAAATATCTTAGCACCACAATtatagacctggcaaaagtaaCCCGActcgattgacccgacccgaacatgacccgaactttcttgacccgtaactgacccgaacccaaaatgacccgttccgaaaccaccaaacccaaaaatgacccgacaaaatatagaTCTAATTGAagcgaaaagacttgaaatgactattattattcattgacccaaaAATGACCCAACCCGAAACAACCTggcccgcttgacccga
Protein-coding sequences here:
- the LOC141622678 gene encoding putative plastid-lipid-associated protein 12, chloroplastic, whose product is MAMIAVAKLGFFPTPPPTYSKHIRFRTYSSSITNKTTEQGIIKFNEHENRLIDALIGVQGRGRSAPPQQLQEVERAVQVLEELKGVSDPTYSDLIQGRWRLMFTTRPGTASPIQRTFVGVDNFSVFQEIFLQTDDPRVSNIVKFSDAVGELKVEAVASIKDGKRILFRFDRAAFAFKFLPFKVPYPVPFKLLGDEAKGWLDTTYLSDSGNIRISRGNKGTTFVLQKEIEPRQELLSAISTGYGVTQAIDKLISATRNEDEEPQLLEGEWKMIWSSQMETDSWLENAANGLMGSQIVKRDGQLRFLVDIVLGLRFSMSGTYQKVEPKKYQVKMDDAAIVAGSFGLPIEMLSKFNMELKYADDKLRITTGYNNIVFVHLRVQSS